The following coding sequences are from one bacterium window:
- a CDS encoding site-specific integrase, translating to MRNAASIFRCSTVLDVVLIHVGELPIDRGIEVVRMSENDSGVRGLYRRGKVWWMSYATSRGRVRESCQTHSKRRAIMILEDRRSQVLRGTFLGVRGSGRMTLHSLLYDKYLPWASTAKAASSYRRDTYSAKRLCEHLGDQRVRSLSVEQIEIYRQRRIDEGVMQATCNRELALLRHCVNKAIQWGLLSGDNPAGKVKSFRERHRVRFLSQDERVRLLHACSQSSQPLLLPLVKLALLSGLRSGELHALRWDDLDLQGGTLTVRHGKGDKSRIVPVNAEAIIILKSINRTSDLVFSIGSFKHSFMTAVRLAELENFRFHDLRRCYATALLTEGADLITVRDLLGHAEIPQTLIYLASSQDRLRRAVDNLPKLDQQSDVVDDTLEGVRVGEGHTLGTHRALALP from the coding sequence ATGAGAAATGCGGCCAGTATTTTCCGGTGCAGCACGGTGCTCGATGTTGTTCTGATACATGTCGGCGAGCTGCCAATCGACAGGGGCATCGAGGTCGTCCGCATGAGTGAGAACGACAGCGGGGTTCGAGGTCTTTATCGACGAGGTAAGGTCTGGTGGATGTCTTATGCGACATCTCGAGGGCGAGTTCGCGAGAGCTGCCAGACGCACTCCAAACGGCGGGCAATAATGATTCTTGAGGACCGTCGATCGCAAGTTTTGCGAGGCACGTTCTTGGGCGTCAGAGGGTCTGGTCGAATGACGCTTCACTCTCTTCTCTATGACAAGTATCTGCCCTGGGCCTCGACTGCAAAGGCCGCGTCCAGTTATCGCAGGGACACCTATTCCGCCAAGCGATTGTGTGAACATCTTGGGGACCAGCGGGTGCGTAGTTTATCCGTTGAGCAGATCGAGATCTATCGACAGCGGCGCATTGACGAGGGGGTGATGCAGGCGACCTGCAACAGAGAGCTCGCACTACTGAGGCACTGTGTCAACAAGGCAATCCAGTGGGGCTTGCTTTCAGGGGACAATCCTGCCGGGAAGGTCAAGTCTTTCAGAGAACGACATCGTGTTCGGTTCCTCTCGCAAGACGAGCGAGTGCGTCTTCTCCATGCGTGTTCACAAAGCTCTCAACCGCTGCTCCTGCCTCTCGTCAAACTGGCTCTTCTGAGTGGCCTGCGGTCTGGAGAGTTACATGCTCTTCGATGGGATGATCTCGATCTACAAGGGGGAACCTTAACAGTCCGACATGGCAAGGGTGATAAGTCTAGGATCGTTCCTGTCAACGCAGAAGCTATTATCATCCTGAAGAGTATCAATCGCACATCCGATCTCGTGTTCTCTATTGGGTCCTTCAAGCACAGCTTTATGACGGCCGTTCGTCTGGCGGAGCTGGAGAACTTTCGATTTCACGATCTCCGAAGGTGCTATGCGACTGCACTACTTACTGAGGGCGCGGATTTGATCACCGTGAGGGACTTGCTTGGTCATGCCGAGATTCCCCAAACGCTGATATACCTCGCATCAAGTCAGGACCGTTTGAGGCGTGCGGTCGATAACCTGCCAAAACTCGACCAACAATCTGATGTAGTAGATGACACACTGGAGGGTGTGCGTGTTGGGGAAGGACACACATTGGGCACACATCGCGCTTTAGCCCTTCC